The stretch of DNA AATGAATGACAGGAATTCTACAaactaaatttttattaaaataattagaaacaAATTGAATTTCATATAACCATCAAAACTATAGAAAATATTGGCAACTTACGAAAAGGGAAGAGATTGAAAAACACCCTCAGACCTTAAGATCAGccaattcaaaaatttattatactaATATTTAAATTCAACAGCTATTGCAAATTACACCATTCATATCAGATCCAGATCAAAATGAAAAGATTCAACGCAAAAGAACAATAGATTTGTAAATGTGAAACTGAAAAGATTTAAAGAAAATCATAGTCTAACAATACCGAAACCATAAACCAATCAATATAAACGTAAAAAGAAACGTACCTGGAAAATCAAGCGACTTACTGGCTATGGGCAAAGTTCAAGCTTCAACACTCATGTCTCTTCCGTCGTCATCTTCGACACCCGACacttatctctctctcttttccaaGACATCGTTTGGATTGTCACCCACACTCATCCCAGCACTTCCCAGTACGAAGGTCTTGGACTAGGACCTTTGAAATGGCCGATTTCTCTTTCCTCTCGGATACGGAACTCAGaattcaaaaggtccaatactCGGTGAGCGACTTCCTTGGAGGAAATAGAGTTTCTAACTCGGGGTTGATCGCATGGTATGACTAAAATTGCTAAtagctcaaaaaaaaaaaaaaaaaaaattattattattatataaaaataaaattgtcacaTTCCATTCCAATGTCAACCAAACACGGTAATGTTGCTTTTTTAGGTTTATCATTCCCTTCATCACTCTCTAAGTCATGTTAAACCTATTCCCATAAAATGAAACATGCATACCAAACAGCTCATATGGGTCTCTTGAAGCCCATACCAATGATTTTCGTTATTCTACTTCAAGGGCAAATGAAAAAGTAGATGTTATGTTTGGCAACATTAAACATGCCTTTTTCCAGCTAGCAGACAAGGAAATGATCACTCAGTTGTATTTTATTTACATGATCATATTATGGTGGGAAACAAAAAGACAAAAGATGTGCAATTCTATGCATAGGTGATGGATAAGGTCCAAACTTTAGGAGGTGGGAAGAGATTCGCCTATGATCTAGATGAGATAGAGGAAGAGCAACGGGAGAGGGCTTGaaaaaacaaaactaatatGGACCTCCAGAACTTTGTGAACAGAGTTAATGATTTGTGGGGACAACCGAGAGAGCTTGGCTTTCATGGAGTACCTCACAAGGCCTCAGCTTTCATAGTCACAACTTCAAGCTGCTTGGTTGAGCTGATAGAGATACCATTTGTGGTAATCACTCTTACCGAGATTGAAATAGTCAATCTCGAGAGAGGTGGCCTTTGGCAGAAGAATTTCGATATGATCGCAGTATTTAAAGATTTCAAGCGAGGTGTATTTATAATTGATTCTATTCCTTCAACATCTTTGGATGGCATCAAAGAGTGGCTTAACACAACTGATCTTAAGTATTATGAAAGTAGATTAAATCTCAGATGGCGTCCTATACTGAAAACCAATATTGATGATCCTGAGCAGTTCATAGAAGATGGTGGATGGGAATTTTTAAACACGGATGTTAGTGATTCTGATTATGATAAATTTGAAGAATCAGACAAAGGTTATGTACCTTCTGATATGCAGTCTGACTCGGGTTCTGAAGATGAAGAAGACGATAAGGAGTCATTGGTAGAATCAGAATGACGACGAGAAAGCCTCTGAAGAAGAATCAGAGGAAGACGAAGGAAATCCCTATGAAGAATTGGAGAGCGAAGCAAGTTATGCAAATAGGGAAAAAGGAGATGATTCAGACAGTAAACAAGAAAGAGGAAGGACTAAGATTAAGGCTTTTGGAAATGCTAGAGCGCCTGACCAGAGAAATTTGAAAAGCAGCCTTAGCAAAAGGCCTAAATTAAGGAGATAAGAggtttcttattttctttctcttgCTCTTTCCATTTAGTTATTTGTATAACTGCGTTCTACAAAGATGTTCATGCTTGTACTTTTATTTAGTATTATTATAAAGACGTCAATCTAAGTCTGAGTTATAAACTATTCTTAATTGTAAGATGGTGTTTGATGAAAGTCTTGCATATCTTATTCTTTGGCAACATTTAGTTTAGCTGCATAAGGCCTTTAATGAAATACTACTTAGTTACGTACTAGTACCTAAGGAACTTTGAACTCTATTGAAAGCTTCAAAACACTAGCTAGTGATCCTTCGCAATGAGAAAAATGTTATCATATGTTTGTATATTCTAAttccttaatatttttttagtatttgagGCCCTCTGTAGAAGCTATTACGGGATGTATTAGGGGTGGGCATCCGATCTAATCTAACATTTTTCcgctcatccgatccaatccaattagacatcaaaatccaatccaatccaatattggattggatcggttttttattgaatatccaattacacacctaaatttcaatattaatttaaaaaatgaagaaaaatatgtaaaaactaaatatcaccttttatttaagtttaatatttcataaacaTATTATTCTTACGAGTGTAATGTAgccaaaaatttcaaataattaaaacaacaatatttctaagtaataaaatagaacaaaatatcatgaaaataaatacacaaaataatcaagtgttgcaaattcaacatacaaaaaaatttaataaatatatattatattttcaatattttttattatataaataattttttaatatatataaatttaattggattggatcggtttttaattgcattttgagattgacatccaataaccgatccaatccaattagaatccaacttttagcatccaatccaatctaattgtaattggatatctaactttttgtaattggattggattggatcggttcggttcaattggattggatgatgcccACCCCTAGAATGTACAGTTGCTGATAGGGCAGCACCAATCACTAACTAAAACTCACACAAAAAGCTCTTGTATTTTGCAGATTTCAAGTTTGATAATACCAATTGTAGAATGCTGCAGTATTTTTCtgttttcaattattttcatcaTCTAAAAACAAACCAATATAACTAGAAATACATCTCCTCTCCTAATGATTCTGTGCTAATTAGTTTTCCTTTCCAcaatataagaattaaataatatgTATGTGCAGAAAATTCTCAAGCTAATAACTAGCAAAGCAAACAATACTTCAGCCATATTTAAAGGCAAGTAAATTTTGTGAAGGACATGAGTAGACAGTAAGGCAAAAAGTAAGAAGTTTACAGTTACTGTTCATTGTAAGAGTAATATGAAGTTAAAAGATTAAACAAACAAAAGAGAACCAATTAAGGTTAATTAGGTTAGTTAAcccaagaagattatatattaatatataaaagaaatactTTCTTATGTgcttcccaaaaaaaaaacatatgttACCAAATGAGTCAAAAGAAACGTAAAGAATTTTCTTCCAGCAAAAAGTGATGCTAACAATATACAACCAACAACAGATAGACTTTTAAGGTAACCTATTTGGTCCAGCAATACAACTAAAAACTTGGAAATAAACTAGAACAAAATAAGAATTCCAATCTAGGTAAGCCATACTGCAGCAGTAAGTTGCTGCTTAATACTACTACAAAGGTAAATGAAAACAAGAAACTTCTGGTTACACCTATCTTCTTGTTTTAGGTCGCTTAGATGGTGCAGATCTACTAGGAGGAGGAGCTCTGGACTTTCCGAAAGCTTTGATCTTCCTTCTTTGCCTTTCCTCCTCACTGTCGGATTCGACACCTTTCTCCCTGTCTGCATTACTCGCCTCCTTCTCCAACTCCTCCCACGTCTTTCCCTTCTCTTCTTCTGAGTCTTCTTCAGtatcctcctcctcctcctcatcTGACTCCACCAGGGACTCACTGTCAGAGGCCTCATCTTCGGACTCTGATTCAACTTCCACATCAGATGGCTCATAACCCTGGTCAGACTCTTCTGATTGCCCTGATTCTGAATCAGTAGCttccaaattcaaaaattccCAACCACCATCGTCAATGAAGCTCTGTGGGTCATCAGTGATTGTCTTCAATATTTGTCGCCAGTTTAGATTCAGCCTGCTCTCGTAGTACTTGATGTCTGTCGTGTCAAGCCATTCTTTGATGCCATCAAGTGCTGTAGAAGGAATAGAATCGATACGAAGAACATCCTTCTTGAAGTCCTTAAAAACAATGGTCATGTCAAAATTCTTCTGCCCAAGGCCAACTCTTTCTAAATTCACAATCTCAATCTCACTCAGAGTCACAACAAGGAAAGGAGTCTCTATCAGTTCAACTAGGCAAGTTGAGGATGGAACAATAAATGCTGAAGATTTATAGGGTACCCCGTGGAAACCAAGCTCTCTCAAAGGCTGATCAAACTCAAGGTCAAGGCCACTGAACTGAGGTTGCCCCCAAAGATCATTCACCCGATTCACAAAGTTTTGGAAGTCCATGTTGATTTTATTCTTCCTATCCCTCTCCCGCTGCTCCTCTTCAATCTCATCAGGGTCATAAGCAGACCTCTTTCCACCACCCAAAGTTTGAACCACATCCATAACCTCACAATAGAATTGGACATCTTTGGTTTTCTTGTTCCCCACCATTATGTGATTGTGCAGATGAAAGTGAAGGAGAGTGATCATTTCATTCTCAGCCGGCTGGAAGAAAGCATGCTTAATATTCGCAAACATTACATCTACACGCTCATCCTGCCTAGTGGTAGAATAGCGAAACCCGTTCAAATGAGCTTCAAGGGTACCGGGTAACTTTCTTCCACGACCGCCAAAAACAGGACGAATCCAAAGGTCAGATAACCTGATTGGCTTGAATCTGTTACCAGCTAACTGGAGTTTCTCCTGAGTAACAAGTGTTGCCCTCTCAGCTCTCTCAGATTCCCTTGCAACAACTTGCCGTCTAAGTGTTTTAATCTGCTGTACCACCTCACTTATATGCCTTGGGTCCTTAGAGCGGAAAGAAACCTCTTTAAGAAAAATCGAACCCTGATACTTTGACGAATTTGCATCATGAGGACTAAAAGGGGTCCCAGgaacattaaaaataattctaatatAACAATTTCTATTAGTATCTTGTTGGCTGGAGACTGTCCTTATTGTAGCAACATGAAAAGGAACCATACTCCCATATACAGGCAACAGAACAGCTTCATTCTTCTGGTCAATCTGAATCATCAAATCTCTGGGAGGAGGAAGATCATTAACACTCTTGTAGGCAATTAGGTCCGCTGAAGTTCTAGCAGCATTACGGTTGTCTCCTGCACCAGCTCCACCGCCAGCAAGTCGACGGGCAGTTTCTTCATTCTTCTGTCTGGCAAGCTCTGCTTGGTGCTGCCTGCGGAGCTCCTCTTTGGAGATCTCATGATTATCTGACCGAAGAGTTGTCTTAGACATATAGCCCTCAGTACCATTAGCCTCAGCATTCCCTTTAGGcttttcatcttcttcttcgtcCTCATTAAATGAATATGCCACATCCTTGACAGCTTTAGAACTTTTACTGGTCACTACTTCTGTCTTATCCTTGTCGACAATAACTGTGTCAGCAAGTAACAACGAAAAATTCTGTTTTTTGGGGTTAGTGGTTTGAATCTGTAAATTCTGAAAACCAAGTGACACATTAAAGATCATGCCAGCTTTCACTACCCTGTCATTTTTTGCATTAAGATTCAACCCAGACTCACGAAATTCAAGACCAATGCCTGTCCCAGCAGATTTTGTCAGATTTGGAACTAATTCAGGAGCATCCTTCTCAACAATTGAGAAAGCTGCTTGATAAGCAGCACTGATTTTATTCCCTGGTTTCAACTCGCTGATAGCTGCATCGTGTGCCTTAAGAAGAACCGCATATGCCTTACTTTGAAGCGGGTTGGCATCAATCAAGAATGTCCTCGCAACATTGGAGCAGTAACTCTTATACCGGGATCCAATAGCACATATGATAACACTAGCCGAGTCATAGTAAAGTAGCTCGTCATTGCTTGCAGCACTAGGCCTCAAATCAAACTCTCCACCACTTTGAAAAATAGGAGGGTAACAGATGTCAACATTCTCTGCCTTAAGCTTCGCACTAGCTTTAGAAGGCTCCAATATAGCCTTCTCTGTCTCATTCATCAAAAGAGAATGGGTGACTTTCTTTTCCTCGTCAATGACGTTCTCAAGCTTCGGAACCACAATGTTATTCATAACATTAGTAGTCAAGAAGGCAGCTTTCTTAACATTCACAAGCTCTTCCTTGTCTTTACAAGCAAACAGATCGGATAATCCATTTGCTATATCACTAAGCTGGAAATTAGCATTTTTCAACTTGTCAGCCCACATTTCCAAAAGATTTCCCTCGGGAACTTCTCTAGCTATGTGTCCAACCACGTTGCCGCCCTCATCCTTGGATTGAGCTCGGATGACACCAAATATAGCTTCCATGAGTCCACTTCCATCATCATTTTTTGCCTTCACGTGCATCACAACATCAATACCAAGACTCTCCTTTGCAGGTTTTTTCACAACATCAAGCAAAGATACCTTCTTCTGGCTGCACAAAAAGTGAATCTGCTTCTTCATGAAGACCATAATTGTATCAGGAAATTCATATCCCAGAAGCCAAATGTTCAATGCTGAGGACTTCAGATACCGCAGATCCTCAGATGCTGGCGGAGTAGCTATTGCAAGCACATCAGAAGAACCCCACATGTCAGATTTGTGTTCATTCCAATGTGAATAAAGAGTCTTCAATCGCTCACTGAATTTGACTAGATCAATAGAGTACGCAGCCCCAGTGGCCTTCCCGTTAGGAGGTTGGCCATTTCCATTGCGATGATCAGCCATTCTGAACTATTCGTCTGTGCAGCAATAACATTCAAATTAACCAGGTAATAACCATTTTTTCCTCGATTTAATAAGAAAATGAACAAGTAAGCAGTAAAATATCATATTCAACTTTTTTCCCATTTcctttaaattaatcaaaataaataaagccCACAAGAAAAATTCAAGAATCTTCATGTATAAAACCCTAGCTGCAGTATAGATAATAGAACCAGACACAAATTTATAATTGATTCATATGCCCAGTGCAGCCAAACGAAGAAACGAACCACATCAAAAAGCAATATAAGTAGAAAACGTACATTTCCAAACCTTCACTCTGACCTTTCAGGTCAGAAATGGGAAGATGCCAGTACCAGATTAGGTTTTCACTATCGGGGGTTCAACGCGAGGGAAAATCGAGCCAACCTCTCCGAACATGAATAACTAAATTTTAAGAGAATAATCGTACAAAataagaagagaaagaagaagaaactagggttagatttgggGACAACGATATGGCGAATTAGGGTTGATAAATTTGTCTTCGTTGGAGAGAGAGGAGCTGTGTCTTCGTCGGAGAGGGAGGGGCTGTGTAGGTTCCGTC from Cannabis sativa cultivar Pink pepper isolate KNU-18-1 chromosome 2, ASM2916894v1, whole genome shotgun sequence encodes:
- the LOC115718626 gene encoding FACT complex subunit SPT16-like, whose amino-acid sequence is MADHRNGNGQPPNGKATGAAYSIDLVKFSERLKTLYSHWNEHKSDMWGSSDVLAIATPPASEDLRYLKSSALNIWLLGYEFPDTIMVFMKKQIHFLCSQKKVSLLDVVKKPAKESLGIDVVMHVKAKNDDGSGLMEAIFGVIRAQSKDEGGNVVGHIAREVPEGNLLEMWADKLKNANFQLSDIANGLSDLFACKDKEELVNVKKAAFLTTNVMNNIVVPKLENVIDEEKKVTHSLLMNETEKAILEPSKASAKLKAENVDICYPPIFQSGGEFDLRPSAASNDELLYYDSASVIICAIGSRYKSYCSNVARTFLIDANPLQSKAYAVLLKAHDAAISELKPGNKISAAYQAAFSIVEKDAPELVPNLTKSAGTGIGLEFRESGLNLNAKNDRVVKAGMIFNVSLGFQNLQIQTTNPKKQNFSLLLADTVIVDKDKTEVVTSKSSKAVKDVAYSFNEDEEEDEKPKGNAEANGTEGYMSKTTLRSDNHEISKEELRRQHQAELARQKNEETARRLAGGGAGAGDNRNAARTSADLIAYKSVNDLPPPRDLMIQIDQKNEAVLLPVYGSMVPFHVATIRTVSSQQDTNRNCYIRIIFNVPGTPFSPHDANSSKYQGSIFLKEVSFRSKDPRHISEVVQQIKTLRRQVVARESERAERATLVTQEKLQLAGNRFKPIRLSDLWIRPVFGGRGRKLPGTLEAHLNGFRYSTTRQDERVDVMFANIKHAFFQPAENEMITLLHFHLHNHIMVGNKKTKDVQFYCEVMDVVQTLGGGKRSAYDPDEIEEEQRERDRKNKINMDFQNFVNRVNDLWGQPQFSGLDLEFDQPLRELGFHGVPYKSSAFIVPSSTCLVELIETPFLVVTLSEIEIVNLERVGLGQKNFDMTIVFKDFKKDVLRIDSIPSTALDGIKEWLDTTDIKYYESRLNLNWRQILKTITDDPQSFIDDGGWEFLNLEATDSESGQSEESDQGYEPSDVEVESESEDEASDSESLVESDEEEEEDTEEDSEEEKGKTWEELEKEASNADREKGVESDSEEERQRRKIKAFGKSRAPPPSRSAPSKRPKTRR